Below is a window of Archangium lipolyticum DNA.
GCGAGTCCCCGGAGGTGGCCCGGTACGACGCCCGTATGCGCGCCGAGCGCCCCTCCTGGACGAGCGCGGGGGTGCTGGCCGACCGCATCCAGACTTTCGGCCCGGAGGACGTGGAGCGGGTGGCCCGGAAGGTACCCGAGCCGCTCAAACGCATCCTCCACAAGGCGCTGCGAGCCCATCCGGACGACCGCTACCAGAGCGGGGGAGAGATGCGCGACGAGCTGTGCGAGTGGCTGCGCGGCCAGGGCAAGCGGTTCGGACGCGCCAGGGCGGCGGCGGAGCTGAGAGCCCTCGTGCGCGAGAAGCCCTCTCCCCAGGAGACGCGCGCCTTCCCCATCGAGAGAGGCGTGCTGCCCACCCCCGAGGAGGAAGCCACGGCCGAGATTGAAGAGAAGAAGGCCCGGATCGGGTGACCCAGAAGAAGATCACCGGTGGGGTCTGCCTCTCACCCCGCGTCTTCCTTCGACCGTGCGCGCACCTCCGACGCGAACAGCTCCGCCGCCGGTGTGCGCGGCGCGCCCTTGCGCCAGAGGAGCGCCGCGAGCTCGGTTCGCGGTGCCGGGGACAGACGTTTCACCACCAGCCGTTCGGCGTCGGGGAGCCGTGGCTCGGGCAGCACGGTGATGGCGAGGCCCGCGCGCACCATCGCGAGCACCGTGGCCACCGCGTTCGACTCGAGCGCGATGTGCGGCGCGAGCCGCATGGCATCGAAGTAGGCGTCCACTCGCGCGCGGACGCGCAGCCCTCGCGAGAGCAACGCGAATGGCTCGCCCGCGAGCTGCTTCGCCCCCACGGACTCCGCTCCGGCCAGCGGGTGCCCCCGCGCCACCACGAGCCCCAGCCTGCTGTCGAACACCGGCTCCGTGTCGAGGTCCGGTGAGCGCGCGGGCGAGTACCCCAGCCCCACATCCAGCTTGCCGTCCGTGAGCCGCCGTTCCACCCGTCTTACCACCGCCTCCTCGGCGCTCAGGGCCAGGCGAGGATGTCTGCGCAGCACGGCGGCCAATGCGGGCACCACGACACCGCGCATGCTCGGTGGGTAGCCCACGCGCAGCGTCCCCGTGGCCAGCCCGCGCAGCGCGCTCACCGCCACCCGGCCGGCGTCCACGTCCTCCAGCGCTCGTGACGCGTACGTGCGGAATAGCTCGCCCGCCTGCGTCAGCCGCACGCCACTGCGCGCCCGTTCGAAGAGCGGCGAGCCGAGCTCCTCCTCGAGCTGGCGGATCTGCTGCGACAGCGTGGGCTGCGAGACGTGGATGCGCCGCGCGGCGCGTCCGAAATGCAGCGTGTCGGCGACGGCGGAGAAGTAGCGGAGGTGGCGGAGCTCCATTCCCCCATCATAGGCATTGCCTATCGGGTCCATGGGAACAAACGAATGTACCAATCGATGGCGGCGCGTAGATTTCCCCTCGTCTCGAAGGAGAAATCCCATGAAGGCATCGGATCTGTTCGTCAAAGCGCTCGAAGCGGAGGGCGTGCGTTGCGTCTTCGGTCTTCCCGGCGAGGAGAACCTGGACCTGCTCGAGTCGTTGCGCGCCTCGGGCGTACGCTTCGTCCTCACGCGCCACGAGCAGGCCGCGGGCTTCATGGCCGCCACCTGGGGCAGGCTCACCGGGCGCGCGGGCGTGTGCCTCGCCACGCTCGGGCCTGGCGCCACCAACCTCGTCACCGCCGCGGCGTACGCCCAGCTCGGCGCCATGCCCATGGTGATGCTCACCGGGCAGAAGCCCATCAAGGCCGGCAAGCAGGGCCACTTCCAGATCGTCGACGTCGTGGGGATGATGCGGCCGCTCACCAAGTCCACCCGCACGCTCGTCTCCGCGGAGCACGTCCCCTCGGCGGTGCGCGAGGCCTTCCGCCGGGCCGAGGAGGAGCGCCCCGGTGCCACCCACCTGGAGCTGCCCGAGGACGTGGCGCGTGAGTCCTCCGACGCCGTGCCTCTCTCTCCCAGCGCCTACCGCCGGCCCGTGGCCGACGAATCCTCCATCGCCCTGGCCGTCGAGGCCATCGCGTCCGCCCGCCGCCCGCTGCTCATGATCGGCGCGGGCGCCAACCGCAAGCTCACCTCGGAGATGCTCCGCGTCTTCGTGGACCGCGTGGGGATGCCCTTCTTCAGCACCCAGATGGGCAAGGGAGTCGTGGATGAGACCCATCCGCTCTGGATGGGAACGGCGGCGCTCTCGGATGGGGACTTCGTCCACCGGGCCATCGAG
It encodes the following:
- a CDS encoding LysR substrate-binding domain-containing protein, whose amino-acid sequence is MELRHLRYFSAVADTLHFGRAARRIHVSQPTLSQQIRQLEEELGSPLFERARSGVRLTQAGELFRTYASRALEDVDAGRVAVSALRGLATGTLRVGYPPSMRGVVVPALAAVLRRHPRLALSAEEAVVRRVERRLTDGKLDVGLGYSPARSPDLDTEPVFDSRLGLVVARGHPLAGAESVGAKQLAGEPFALLSRGLRVRARVDAYFDAMRLAPHIALESNAVATVLAMVRAGLAITVLPEPRLPDAERLVVKRLSPAPRTELAALLWRKGAPRTPAAELFASEVRARSKEDAG